In one Diabrotica virgifera virgifera chromosome 7, PGI_DIABVI_V3a genomic region, the following are encoded:
- the LOC114338948 gene encoding uncharacterized protein LOC114338948 gives MVHLCSNTTYKTPGKLFIRVPKDKKRRLKWLKACRKSEKDISQKTTAHVCEDHFNLEGDMDNYVKYKLMGGQKKMKPNVVPHIFDCQQNRKRSYENHPRAAGTKRTARIVDKAISLVPQDPACIQKNLEIVACSSKTIHPMEIQLETNDIEVSKRDVSSQTRPSVRTKGVQCNLQCVITVGLSPIKIIPVNVEMKPSTSYVTNISETTLSIQSSDHENFSESVSGSSEYTLMPGEVKKLNDEKRTEFKNLTMNCTITKLQNRPRLYMGLPEHVYYTFQFLEKYCTVNSMYIFLTLKKIRTGLSFIALADDFGITESYASKIFSKSVPIISKYLRKCIIQPHVTFVKSNLPIAFRARHCNVYCIIDCLEIEIEKPTDAVKQSLTWSDYKKCNTLKYLICCTPDGIINYISTAFGGRTSDAVIAEHSGFLNILPPNVAVMDRGFKHIDHLLRFKGCVLIRPPSVSVGTKPSKDEVFETKRIASLRIHVERVIRRLREFSFLAPHACIDNKLLYYSDNIIKIVCGLINLQSGIISGR, from the exons ATGGTTCACTTGTGTTCCAATACCACTTATAAAACGCCCGGAAAGCTATTTATTCGTGTGCCTAAAGATAAAAAACGTCGTTTAAAATGGTTAAAGGCATGCAGAAAAAGTGAGAAAGATATTTCACAGAAAACTACAGCCCACGTATGTGAGGATCATTTTAAT CTTGAAGGAGACATGGATAACTATGTTAAATACAAGTTAATGGGTGGTCAGAAAAAAATGAAACCAAACGTAGTGCCTCATATATTTGATTGCCAGCAAAATAGAAAAAGATCTTATGAAAATCATCCCAGGGCAGCAGGTACTAAGAGAACTGCAAGAATTGTTGATAAAGCTATTTCTTTGGTGCCACAAGATCCAGCTTGTATTCAGAAGAATTTGGAGATAGTTGCATGTAGTAGTAAGACCATTCACCCTATGGAAATTCAGCTGGAAACAAATGACATTGAAGTTTCGAAAAGGGATGTCTCTTCACAAACTCGTCCTAGTGTTAGGACTAAAGGTGTTCAATGTAACCTACAGTGTGTAATTACAGTAGGGTTATCACCAATCAAAATTATTCCAGTTAACGTAGAGATGAAGCCATCAACGAGTTATGTGACAAATATTTCTGAAACTACTCTAAGCATACAAAGTAGTGATCATGAAAATTTTAGTGAAAGTGTTAGTGGAAGTAGTGAGTATACTTTAATGCCCGGTGAAGTGAAAAAACTTAATGATGAAAAGAGAACTGAATTTAAAAATCTGACAATGAATTGTACGATTACAAAGTTACAAAACAGACCTAGATTGTATATGGGATTGCCAGAACATGTATACTATACATTTCAATTTCTAGAGAAATATTGCACGGTAAATtctatgtatatatttttaacacTAAAAAAAATCAGGACTGGACTTTCTTTTATAGCTCTAGCAGATGATTTTGGCATAACTGAAAGTTATGCTTCAAAAATATTTTCGAAATCTGTTCCAattataagtaaatatttaagaaaatgtataatacaaCCTCATGTTACATTCGTGAAATCAAATTTACCAATAGCTTTTCGAGCTCGACATTGTAATGTTTATTGTATAATTGATTGTTTAGAAATAGAGATAGAGAAACCAACAGATGCAGTGAAACAATCTTTAACATGGTCAGattataaaaaatgtaatacactTAAATATTTAATATGTTGTACTCCTGATGGTATCATAAATTATATATCGACAGCATTTGGGGGTCGTACATCTGATGCTGTCATTGCAGAACATAgtggttttttaaatattttacctcCAAATGTTGCTGTTATGGATAGGGGATTTAAACATATTGACCATTTACTTAGGTTTAAAGGTTGTGTACTAATTAGGCCACCGAGTGTCTCTGTAGGTACAAAACCTAGTAAAGATGAGGTATTTGAGACCAAACGAATAGCTAGCTTGAGAATTCATGTGGAAAGAGTTATTCGTAGATTGAGAGAATTTTCATTTTTAGCACCACATGCATGTATTGATAATAAATTGTTGTATTATTCAGATAATATTATCAAAATAGTGTGTGGATTAATCAACTTGCAATCAGGAATAATTTCAGGACGGTAA